The Halomicronema hongdechloris C2206 genome includes a window with the following:
- a CDS encoding tetratricopeptide repeat protein: MTLLWAVFACALVSGINPASVYGQVPSTEEQQWQADQLLEEGWQALRELEGDPLPSLQDALAIYQDIGDRAGESRTLNTLGYLYDLRGQPRQAFEHYQRALTIASEIENRTEQSRALQGLGDICQTWGGNVGLFCAVNSERERQALEFYQQALAIAREAGDLTQQANALGKLGYIYEKLEQYEHAVESYEQQLAIYRQIEVHPWNLSFLLRTLGHLYSGLGRDAEAIDIYAEFVQIMERFRANLQELPAAEQQEFTQEFVTSTYQAYANLLRQQGRKQAAQQILELLKVPQ; encoded by the coding sequence TTGACACTACTATGGGCTGTTTTTGCCTGTGCTCTAGTCTCGGGGATCAATCCTGCATCGGTTTATGGACAAGTGCCCTCTACTGAAGAACAGCAGTGGCAGGCAGACCAATTGTTGGAGGAAGGATGGCAAGCCCTTCGGGAGCTTGAGGGAGATCCGTTGCCATCCTTGCAGGACGCTCTGGCCATTTATCAAGACATCGGCGATCGCGCTGGAGAAAGCCGAACGCTAAATACTTTAGGTTACCTGTATGATTTGAGGGGCCAGCCTCGACAGGCGTTTGAGCATTATCAGCGAGCCTTGACCATTGCATCTGAAATTGAAAACCGAACCGAACAGAGCAGAGCCCTACAAGGTTTGGGGGACATCTGTCAGACTTGGGGCGGAAATGTAGGCTTATTTTGTGCTGTTAATTCAGAGAGAGAACGACAAGCACTTGAGTTCTATCAGCAAGCTTTAGCCATTGCAAGAGAAGCCGGTGATTTGACTCAACAGGCCAATGCCCTTGGGAAATTAGGGTATATCTACGAAAAGCTAGAGCAATATGAACACGCGGTTGAATCCTATGAGCAGCAACTTGCGATTTATCGACAAATAGAAGTTCATCCCTGGAATTTAAGTTTTCTCCTACGCACGCTAGGACATCTTTATTCGGGTTTAGGGCGAGATGCAGAAGCGATTGACATCTACGCTGAGTTTGTTCAGATTATGGAAAGATTCCGAGCAAACCTGCAAGAGTTGCCTGCCGCTGAACAGCAAGAATTCACTCAAGAGTTTGTTACATCGACTTATCAGGCATATGCTAATCTCTTGCGTCAGCAAGGGCGAAAGCAAGCAGCCCAGCAAATATTAGAGCTGCTGAAAGTTCCACAGTAG
- a CDS encoding MFS transporter codes for MTRTAPSSQPSPDSFVIKATLLLASTLTVMSGATIAPSLPAMQEHFSAVANSEFWVRLVLTIPALFIVIGSPIAGQIVDKIGRKPLLLGAAVLYGLAGGSGFVLDSIVAILAGRALLGLAVAGVMVSATTLIADYYRGDARANFMGLQAAFMGFGGVLFLSVGGFIADLNWRLPFLIYLFSWLLLPTILLVLYEPSRPVTDASVAVGIPQQPLPIKLLILIYGSVLLQQIAFYLIPVQLPFHLRQVAGVGASQTGIAIACATLFSALTSMRYGKVKRQLSFISILAIAFGLMGLGYIGLGLVSNYWLVLLILVPAGMGLGLMMPNLNVWVSNEVSDTMRGRALGGLTTFMFLGQFLSPIASQPFRQNLGMTTTYGLTGVLLLTLGILIGIFRKQICYLVKSTVGTER; via the coding sequence ATGACCAGGACAGCCCCCTCCTCTCAACCCAGTCCCGATTCTTTTGTCATCAAGGCAACGCTATTGCTGGCAAGCACTCTAACAGTGATGTCAGGAGCAACCATCGCCCCCTCGCTGCCTGCAATGCAGGAACATTTTTCAGCAGTCGCCAACTCCGAGTTTTGGGTGCGACTGGTGCTCACCATTCCGGCCCTGTTCATCGTGATTGGCTCTCCCATTGCCGGACAAATAGTGGACAAGATTGGCCGCAAGCCTCTGCTCTTGGGCGCTGCTGTTCTTTACGGTCTGGCCGGCGGATCGGGGTTTGTGCTGGACTCGATTGTTGCGATTTTGGCGGGGCGGGCGCTGCTCGGGCTGGCGGTAGCGGGCGTCATGGTGAGTGCCACGACCCTTATCGCTGATTATTACAGAGGAGATGCCCGCGCCAATTTCATGGGATTGCAGGCCGCTTTCATGGGGTTTGGCGGTGTCCTGTTTTTATCAGTCGGTGGTTTCATCGCCGATTTGAACTGGCGCTTGCCGTTTTTGATTTATCTTTTCTCCTGGCTGTTGCTGCCGACAATTTTGCTAGTGCTATACGAACCGTCTCGTCCAGTGACTGATGCCAGCGTTGCAGTAGGCATTCCTCAACAACCGTTGCCAATCAAGCTGTTAATACTCATCTATGGTTCCGTATTGCTTCAGCAGATTGCCTTTTATCTGATTCCGGTGCAACTCCCGTTTCATCTGCGGCAGGTGGCTGGCGTGGGCGCTTCACAGACTGGAATCGCGATCGCCTGTGCCACACTCTTCAGCGCGCTGACGTCTATGCGCTACGGCAAGGTCAAGCGGCAATTGAGTTTTATTAGTATTTTGGCGATCGCCTTTGGGCTGATGGGTCTCGGCTATATCGGCCTGGGACTGGTGAGCAACTACTGGCTGGTGCTGTTGATTTTGGTGCCTGCTGGCATGGGCTTGGGGTTGATGATGCCTAACCTGAATGTCTGGGTCTCAAACGAAGTCTCAGATACGATGCGGGGACGAGCGCTGGGTGGATTAACAACGTTTATGTTTCTGGGGCAGTTTCTCTCACCCATTGCTTCTCAGCCCTTTCGGCAAAATCTCGGTATGACTACTACCTACGGATTAACAGGGGTACTGCTGTTGACCTTAGGGATACTCATTGGGATCTTTCGGAAGCAAATTTGCTATCTCGTAAAGAGTACCGTGGGTACCGAAAGATGA
- a CDS encoding cysteine desulfurase family protein, whose amino-acid sequence MQIYLDHSATTPPRPEAIATMQSVLTSQWGNPSSLHQWGNRAATILEQARLQVAQLLNAPMDAIVFTSGGTEADNLAIMGVAHRYTRPQHIVVSSVEHSAVAEPVRLLLQRGWQVTWLPVDRDGRVDPEQGQQALRDNTVLVSVIYGQSEVGTLQPIEALGQWVRQHGALFHTDAVQVAGRLPIDVQRLPVDLLSLSSHKIYGPQGAGALYVRPGVELMPLLGGGGQEFRLRSGTQALPSLAGFGVAAALAAQEMAAETLRLIHLRDRLFDHLARVPGLAPTGDRRNRLPHHVSFCVTAADGQQVSGKTLVRQMNLAGIGISAGSACHSGKLSPSPILKAMGYSDREAKCGIRLTLGRHTTEADVDWAAMVLQQVLTRSLAPLVVSQV is encoded by the coding sequence ATGCAAATTTATCTGGACCATAGTGCCACTACCCCGCCGCGACCAGAGGCCATTGCCACCATGCAATCAGTGCTGACGAGTCAGTGGGGCAATCCCTCTAGCCTGCACCAGTGGGGCAATCGGGCCGCTACGATTTTAGAACAGGCGCGGCTGCAGGTGGCCCAGCTGTTAAATGCGCCCATGGACGCCATTGTCTTCACCTCTGGCGGCACCGAGGCCGATAACCTGGCCATCATGGGGGTGGCCCATCGCTATACTCGGCCTCAGCACATAGTGGTCTCCAGTGTGGAGCACTCGGCGGTGGCGGAACCGGTACGGTTGTTGCTGCAGCGGGGTTGGCAGGTGACCTGGCTGCCTGTCGATCGCGACGGGCGGGTAGATCCGGAGCAGGGGCAACAGGCGCTACGAGACAATACGGTGCTGGTGTCGGTGATCTACGGCCAGAGCGAGGTGGGCACCCTGCAGCCGATCGAGGCCCTGGGCCAGTGGGTACGGCAGCACGGGGCCCTCTTCCATACGGATGCGGTGCAAGTGGCGGGGCGGTTGCCCATCGATGTGCAACGGCTGCCGGTGGATTTGTTGTCTCTATCTAGCCATAAGATCTATGGTCCCCAAGGGGCCGGTGCTCTGTATGTGCGCCCTGGGGTAGAGCTGATGCCATTGCTGGGCGGCGGTGGCCAGGAGTTTCGGCTGCGTTCGGGCACCCAGGCCCTACCCAGTCTGGCCGGGTTTGGGGTGGCGGCGGCGTTGGCGGCCCAGGAGATGGCGGCGGAGACGCTGCGGTTGATTCATCTGCGGGATCGCCTCTTTGATCACCTGGCCAGGGTGCCGGGGTTGGCGCCCACCGGGGATCGCCGCAATCGCTTACCCCACCATGTCAGTTTTTGTGTGACGGCGGCCGATGGCCAGCAAGTCAGTGGTAAGACCCTGGTGCGGCAGATGAATCTGGCCGGCATTGGCATCAGTGCTGGTTCGGCTTGCCACAGTGGTAAGCTGAGTCCCAGCCCGATTCTCAAGGCAATGGGCTACAGCGACCGGGAAGCTAAGTGCGGCATTCGCCTCACCCTGGGGCGGCACACGACCGAGGCCGATGTGGACTGGGCGGCCATGGTGCTGCAACAGGTGCTGACTCGTTCGCTGGCGCCTTTGGTAGTGTCTCAGGTGTAA
- a CDS encoding class I SAM-dependent methyltransferase, producing the protein MEDYQLLIDLHKGADRQGPGGDAETRMAIDLSMVDRAAPLQIADIGCGTGSSTLLLAQQLNAQITAVDFLQDFLEVLESKADRAGLSGKISTLSGSMDSLPFSEGEFDVIWSEGAIYNIGFEKGVTDWRRYLKVGGILVVSDITWITASRPSELQTYWQGEYPEIDVASAKIGLLEKKGYAPIGYFVLPEYCWLDNYYRPMQNSFKSFLNRNGNSEEAQAIVEAGNREIELYEKYKTHYSYGVYIAKKLD; encoded by the coding sequence ATGGAAGATTACCAACTCTTGATAGACCTCCATAAGGGTGCTGACCGGCAGGGACCAGGCGGTGATGCAGAGACAAGGATGGCCATCGATCTGTCTATGGTGGACAGGGCTGCACCGCTGCAAATTGCCGATATAGGCTGCGGAACGGGATCTTCCACGCTCTTGCTTGCTCAACAATTGAATGCTCAAATTACGGCAGTGGACTTCCTTCAGGATTTTCTTGAAGTGCTGGAGAGTAAAGCTGATAGAGCAGGGCTTTCTGGAAAAATATCTACCCTTTCGGGTTCGATGGATAGCTTACCCTTTAGCGAGGGGGAGTTTGACGTCATCTGGTCTGAGGGCGCAATATACAATATCGGCTTTGAAAAAGGTGTAACGGACTGGAGACGTTATCTGAAAGTTGGCGGAATATTGGTTGTTTCGGATATCACTTGGATTACAGCCTCCCGTCCGTCGGAACTCCAGACATATTGGCAGGGCGAATATCCCGAAATAGATGTGGCCTCTGCAAAGATTGGCCTGTTGGAGAAGAAGGGCTATGCTCCGATTGGCTATTTTGTTTTACCGGAGTATTGTTGGCTAGATAATTATTATCGGCCTATGCAGAATAGCTTTAAGAGTTTTCTTAACCGGAATGGCAACAGTGAAGAAGCACAAGCAATCGTTGAAGCGGGAAATCGAGAAATTGAACTGTATGAGAAATATAAAACTCACTACAGCTACGGTGTATATATTGCAAAAAAGCTAGATTAG
- a CDS encoding lamin tail domain-containing protein has protein sequence MPYKLIKGQFHIFYPDIPRQGPEPDGDTLKFQPDNPGLVEQLHHENPGTAAPDFNSRGMINLRFEGIDALETHFRGTHQNLKWALAARDAVLQAAGFGAVKFWDDLPYKVQSVDHHPRPGYILANTLDGHGRIIAFAYAGTTSLMDGAENWLDIPTLETSINAKLIVSGLVYPAFYTTLPIELQETLADSTRQARGQQLGLWPTATATPTMSATITDLAMLEELVIWPKLFRRLASYFSAGNTTLANFDDWLRADVKDRDDRVLLPNRELGNMHDLIAIDGNRLTMVYSPEDIIILPDESSGGVSPVTHPAPRKAGVVRIIAALVNPIGPEKGNETVTLINTSAAAISLGGWAIKDRQARTGEQLTGSLAPGAVRQVRLSSQIRLGNSGDTITLVDETDQIIDQVSYDQKAGKQQGITLIF, from the coding sequence ATGCCCTACAAGCTTATCAAAGGTCAGTTCCACATCTTCTATCCAGACATCCCTCGACAAGGCCCAGAACCAGACGGCGATACCCTCAAATTTCAGCCGGATAATCCGGGATTGGTAGAACAGCTACACCACGAAAATCCAGGTACGGCTGCCCCAGACTTTAATAGCCGGGGTATGATCAATCTGCGGTTTGAAGGGATTGATGCCCTGGAGACCCACTTTCGAGGTACCCACCAAAACTTGAAGTGGGCGCTCGCGGCTCGCGATGCCGTTCTCCAGGCTGCTGGGTTTGGCGCAGTGAAATTTTGGGATGATTTGCCCTACAAAGTCCAATCCGTCGACCACCATCCCCGTCCTGGATATATTTTGGCAAATACCCTGGATGGCCATGGTCGTATCATTGCCTTTGCCTATGCGGGCACGACATCACTAATGGATGGAGCCGAAAATTGGCTGGATATCCCGACATTAGAAACCAGCATTAATGCCAAGCTAATTGTCTCTGGTCTAGTCTATCCAGCGTTCTATACGACGCTGCCAATAGAGTTGCAGGAAACCCTGGCCGACTCTACCCGACAGGCAAGGGGGCAGCAGCTCGGCCTATGGCCGACGGCAACTGCTACTCCGACTATGTCAGCAACCATCACGGATCTGGCCATGTTAGAAGAACTGGTGATTTGGCCGAAACTATTTCGTCGGCTGGCCAGCTACTTCTCTGCCGGCAACACCACATTGGCTAACTTTGATGACTGGTTGAGGGCAGATGTGAAAGACCGAGATGATCGGGTGCTGTTGCCCAACCGAGAGCTAGGAAACATGCATGACCTAATTGCCATCGACGGCAATCGGCTCACCATGGTTTACTCACCCGAAGACATCATTATTCTGCCGGATGAGTCATCAGGCGGTGTCTCCCCGGTTACTCATCCAGCACCTCGGAAAGCTGGAGTAGTGCGCATCATTGCGGCTCTGGTTAATCCTATTGGGCCAGAGAAGGGCAACGAAACTGTCACGTTGATTAATACATCTGCTGCCGCGATCTCGTTAGGCGGCTGGGCCATTAAAGACCGGCAGGCTAGAACCGGAGAGCAGTTGACCGGCAGTCTGGCGCCAGGGGCAGTGCGGCAGGTGCGGCTCTCTTCTCAGATTCGCTTGGGTAATTCAGGGGATACGATTACCCTAGTTGATGAAACCGATCAGATCATTGATCAGGTTTCCTACGACCAGAAAGCGGGGAAACAGCAAGGCATAACGCTAATTTTCTAA
- a CDS encoding DUF1995 family protein — protein MAGVPRSLEDAIAQAREATAAAISNGVPRILVEIVIPELKIMPVAQQFYPVFRQMGLSFKVLFPDAGAAALAKRDWDNPDFTIRGLGEVKGQGTSEEAVILVVEPSSVEVGTVEALCNEAAGSFVVLLNPKLEDVATIGIGYAGRQLRQRFLNTLESSYYLRSQQDVVLLRCYPEPWQVWQETAANQYELLAERPQKPSGEALDRLLSGADDAAAGEGSETTRARPRRRLLSELSSFIRALTQ, from the coding sequence ATGGCTGGAGTTCCCCGCAGTTTAGAGGATGCGATCGCACAGGCCCGCGAGGCCACCGCCGCGGCCATTAGTAATGGGGTGCCGCGCATTCTGGTGGAGATCGTCATCCCCGAATTGAAGATCATGCCTGTGGCCCAGCAGTTTTACCCGGTGTTTCGGCAGATGGGGTTATCCTTCAAGGTGCTCTTTCCCGATGCCGGAGCAGCGGCCCTGGCCAAGCGCGATTGGGACAATCCTGACTTCACTATTCGTGGCCTGGGGGAGGTCAAGGGGCAAGGCACCAGTGAAGAAGCGGTGATTCTGGTGGTGGAACCTTCCTCGGTGGAGGTGGGAACGGTCGAGGCCCTGTGTAATGAGGCCGCGGGTAGCTTTGTGGTGCTGCTGAACCCGAAGCTAGAAGATGTGGCTACCATCGGCATCGGCTATGCTGGGCGGCAGCTGCGGCAGCGCTTCTTGAATACCCTGGAGTCTAGCTACTATTTGCGATCGCAACAGGACGTGGTGCTGCTGCGCTGCTATCCGGAACCCTGGCAAGTATGGCAGGAGACGGCCGCAAACCAGTACGAGTTGCTGGCGGAGCGGCCCCAGAAACCCAGCGGCGAAGCCCTAGATCGCCTACTCAGTGGGGCCGATGACGCCGCTGCAGGCGAGGGCTCAGAAACCACTCGGGCCCGCCCCCGCCGCCGCCTGCTGTCGGAACTCTCTAGCTTTATTCGGGCGTTGACCCAGTAG
- the arsM gene encoding arsenosugar biosynthesis arsenite methyltransferase ArsM, with protein MSYLETTAQVYAAAADTPQVGLCCLSSPPLQWPELTIPEIMQQMNYGCGSTVHPTELAGSPTVLYIGVGGGLEALQFAYFCRHPGGVIAVDPVPEMRRAAVRNLQLAAAGNPWFSPDFISVLAGDALALPVPDAAVDVVAQNCLFNIFEPDDLHRALSEAYRVLKPGGRLIMSDPIATRPIPPHLQQDERLRALCLSGALTYREYIHSLVGIGFGQIEVRARRPYRLLDAQTYALDQPLVLESLDTVSFKVPIPEDGACIFTGKTAIYAGPEPFLDDDAGHLLQQGLPLAVCDKTAQALARQFPGDVLITESTWHYGGGGCC; from the coding sequence ATGAGTTATTTAGAGACAACTGCTCAAGTGTATGCTGCTGCGGCAGACACCCCGCAGGTGGGCCTGTGTTGTCTCAGCAGTCCACCGCTGCAATGGCCAGAATTGACCATTCCGGAGATCATGCAGCAGATGAACTATGGCTGCGGTTCCACGGTTCATCCCACCGAGTTGGCCGGGTCTCCCACAGTGCTTTATATTGGCGTGGGCGGTGGCCTAGAGGCCCTGCAGTTTGCCTATTTTTGTCGTCATCCCGGCGGGGTGATTGCCGTGGATCCGGTGCCGGAGATGCGCCGGGCAGCTGTCCGCAATTTACAGTTGGCCGCGGCTGGGAACCCCTGGTTTAGCCCTGATTTCATCTCTGTGCTGGCAGGGGATGCCTTGGCCCTGCCGGTGCCGGATGCCGCCGTCGATGTGGTGGCCCAAAATTGCCTATTCAATATTTTCGAACCCGATGATTTACATCGCGCCCTATCGGAGGCGTATCGAGTGTTAAAACCCGGCGGGCGATTAATCATGAGCGATCCAATCGCTACCCGTCCGATTCCGCCCCATCTGCAGCAGGATGAACGATTGCGGGCGCTCTGTCTCTCTGGCGCCCTGACCTATCGCGAGTATATTCACTCCTTGGTTGGCATTGGCTTCGGCCAGATCGAAGTCCGCGCCCGGCGTCCCTATCGTCTGCTAGATGCCCAGACCTATGCTCTCGATCAGCCCCTGGTGCTCGAAAGTCTAGACACGGTTTCATTCAAAGTCCCGATTCCCGAGGACGGGGCCTGTATCTTCACCGGCAAAACAGCCATTTACGCTGGCCCAGAACCATTTCTCGATGATGACGCCGGCCACCTGCTGCAACAGGGACTCCCCTTAGCAGTGTGCGATAAAACGGCCCAGGCGTTGGCCCGGCAATTCCCTGGCGATGTGCTCATCACCGAGTCGACCTGGCACTACGGGGGTGGAGGGTGTTGCTAA